In a genomic window of Opisthocomus hoazin isolate bOpiHoa1 chromosome 19, bOpiHoa1.hap1, whole genome shotgun sequence:
- the LRSAM1 gene encoding E3 ubiquitin-protein ligase LRSAM1 isoform X4 yields the protein MEEEHQWMGWTRQCISTWRRRASGRFLDYEKRKEKKMQEKLEFERRLNVGQREHALLVQQINSQKDEILQTVREDQMRLEKGLTKHQRYLEDERQKLLQQLKQAEQGIASRIQKLLEDNQRQKQSSDILKSLENERIRMEQLMAITQEETEHLRRREVASAMQQMLAETYKNKLIQMTYESRRQDLVNQACSSLAEMDQKFQQILAWQQLDQNKAVSQILQQIEMQKAAFEALQVKKDLMHRQIRNQIKLIETELLQLTQLELKRQELDTETLQGVITEQRQALGYLLQQLLKEKKQREEELQQILLEMEAKSETKQENYWLIQYQRLLNQKPLSLKLQEEGLERQLVNLLIELSAEQYVPVFAHHRVSLQALSTMTASDLEKIGVTEAGLQRAILRRAQEILAVAKTIPELLRTADAEVPVALEPSAPFEEAPSPMVPTAPVLQWGEKKSECVVCMEQEAQTIFLPCGHVCCCQSCCERLHACPLCRKDIAQRVRIFHSG from the exons gaaaaaaaaatgcaggagaaGCTGGAATTTGAGCGGCGCCTGAACGTGGGGCAAAGAGAACATGCTCTGCTTGTGCAGCAGATCAACAGTCAGAAGGATGAGATACTGCAGACAGTGAGAGAG GACCAGAtgaggctggagaagggtctGACAAAGCACCAGCGCTATTTGGAAGACGagcgccagaagctgctgcagcagctgaagcaagcGGAGCAGGGCATTGCCAGCCGTATCCAGAAGCTGCTGGAGGACAACCAGAG gcAAAAACAAAGTTCAGACATTCTGAAATCCCTGGAGAATGAGAG AATCAGGATGGAACAGCTGATGGCAATAACACAGGAGGAGACGGAGCATCTACGCAGAAGGGAAGTGGCCT CTGCCATGCAGCAAATGCTGGCTGAGACCTACAAGAACAAGCTCATCCAAATGACCTACGAGTCTCGTCGGCAAGACCTTGTCAACCAGGCCTGCTCCAG CCTAGCTGAGATGGACCAGAAGTTCCAGCAAATCCTGGCTTGGCAACAGCTGGATCAGAACAAGGCTGTCAGCCAGATCTTGCAGCAG ATTGAGATGcagaaagctgcctttgaagCTCTCCAAGTGAAGAAGGATCTTATGCACAGGCAGATCAGGAACCAG ATTAAATTAATAGAAACAGAGTTATTGCAGTTGACACAGCTGGAGTTAAAGAGGcaagaactggacacagagaCGCTGCAG GGCGTGATCACAGAGCAACGCCAAGCACTCGGCtacctgctgcagcagctgctcaaagaaaagaagcaaagggAAGAAGAACTGCAACAAATCCTG ctggaaaTGGAGGCAAAGAGCGAAACCAAACAGGAGAACTACTGGCTGATCCAGTACCAGCGCCTGCTGAACCAGAAGCCCCTCTCCCTGAAGCTCCAG GAGGAGGGCTTGGAGCGGCAGCTGGTGAACCTTCTGATCGAGCTGTCCGCTGAACAGTACGTGCCAGTCTTTGCACACCATCGAGTATCCCTGCAAGCGCTCAGCACCATGACTGCCAGTGACCTGGAAAAG ATTGGCGTGACGGAGGCCGGCCTGCAGCGTGCCATCCTCAGGAGAGCTCAGGAGATCCTGGCTGTGGCCAAGACGATCCCAG AGCTGCTGAGGACGGCGGACGCCGAGGTCCCCGTGGCCCTGGAACCCAGTGCTCCCTTCGAGGAGGCTCCGAGCCCCATGGTCCCGACGGCTCCTGTGCTGCAGTGGGGTGAGAAGAAGTCGGAGTGCGTTGTCTGCATGGAGCAGGAG GCCCAGACGATTTTCCTGCCCTGTGGCCACgtctgctgctgccagagctgctgcgAGCGGCTGCACGCTTGTCCCCTGTGCCGCAAGGACATCGCGCAGCGCGTCCGCATCTTCCACAGCGGCTAG